The following coding sequences lie in one Rutidosis leptorrhynchoides isolate AG116_Rl617_1_P2 chromosome 4, CSIRO_AGI_Rlap_v1, whole genome shotgun sequence genomic window:
- the LOC139841965 gene encoding uncharacterized protein: MAKKGEFDQASTAFLKRECDGILRKRNLPPKLGEQGPFIIPCHIKGSEMLTTLVDSRSTFGIAENLIVKVGEMEFSADFVIVDIKEDSVVPLILGRPFLETAGFLFDLRVRNLTLRDWGKSISF; the protein is encoded by the exons ATGGCCAAAAAGGGCGAATTTGATCAAGCTTCCACCGCCTTCCTAAAAAGGGAGTGTGATGGAATTTTGAGAAAAAGGAACTTACCACCTAAATTGGGCGAGCAGGGGCCTTTCATAATCCCTTGTCATATAAAGGGGTCAGAAATGCTAACCACTTTAGTTGACTCGAGG TCAACCTTTGGGATCGCTGAAAATTTAATTGTAAAAGTTGGAGAAATGGAGTTTTCAGCCGATTTTGTTATTGTTGATATCAAGGAGGACTCGGTTGTACCCCTCATATTGGGTAGACCTTTCTTAGAAACTGCGGGTTTCCTGTTTGACCTAAGGGTCCGAAATTTGACTTTAAGAGACTGGGGAAAAAGCATTAGCTTCTAA